CTGCCCGACGAAGCGGGCGACGGCGCGGGTCGCGGGGAAGTGGTAGACCACGTCCGGCGTGTCGATCTGCTCCACGCGCCCCTGGAGCATCACTGCCACACGGTCCGCCACGGTCATGGCTTCCTGCTGGTCGTGCGTCACCAGGATTGCGGTCGTCTCGGTCGCCTTGAGCAGGGCGCGCACCTCGGCGCGCATCTGGGTGCGCAACTCGGTGTCGAGGTTGGAGAAGGGCTCGTCGAGCAGCAACACGTGCGGGCGCGGCGCCAGGGCGCGGGCGATCGCCACGCGCTGCTGCTGGCCGCCCGAAAGCTGGTGCGGGTAACGGTGGGCGACGCCTTCAAGGCCGGTCAGCGCCAGCAGATCATCCACGCGCGAGCGGCGCTCGGCTGACGAGAGGTGCCCGAGGCCGAAGGCGATGTTGTCGGCCACGCTCAGGTGCGGGAAGAGGGCGTAGTCCTGGAAGACCATACCGACTCCGCGGCGCTCCGGGGGCACGAAGGTGCCGTTCCCGTCGGCGACGCAACGGCCGGCGATGGCGATGGCCCCGGTGTCGGGGCGCTCAAAGCCTGCGATGAGCCGGAGCGTGGTGGTCTTGCCGCACCCGCTGGGGCCGAGGAGCGCCACGATCTCG
This genomic window from Sphaerobacter thermophilus DSM 20745 contains:
- a CDS encoding ABC transporter ATP-binding protein, producing MHAAIELTQVSKRFPGAAEPAVREVSVAIAPGEIVALLGPSGCGKTTTLRLIAGFERPDTGAIAIAGRCVADGNGTFVPPERRGVGMVFQDYALFPHLSVADNIAFGLGHLSSAERRSRVDDLLALTGLEGVAHRYPHQLSGGQQQRVAIARALAPRPHVLLLDEPFSNLDTELRTQMRAEVRALLKATETTAILVTHDQQEAMTVADRVAVMLQGRVEQIDTPDVVYHFPATRAVARFVGQGTFVPARVAGDVAESDLGRFGLENPAGPQLVELLIRPRDVSLEEDSEGIAVITSRTFNGAEYTYLVQLPCGVQLLSNQPSHVDLAPGTRVRVRCNRSRLAAYDADARIGLTAPRG